Proteins encoded in a region of the Streptococcus sanguinis genome:
- a CDS encoding aldo/keto reductase, with the protein MKYMTVGNELKEASQLVLGCMRLAEHDPEEVVSVLETAVEVGINFFDHSDVYAGGQSEAKFAQALRLAKIPRDRVLIQSKCGLRDVHTNYHFDFSKDYIIRSVEASLARLQTDYLDVLLLHRPDALVEPEEVAEAFSQLHQAGKVRHFGVSNQNPYQIELLQKSVEQPLIANQLQFGPAHTPMLDAGLNANMLNPLAIVRDGSVLDYCRLHHITIQPWSPFQVDLNQGLFMEHPKYAQLTETLHAFASDYQVSFEALVLAWILRHPAQMQPIVGSMNPQRIRSMVAAFDIELSRADWYKIYKSAGNPLP; encoded by the coding sequence ATGAAATATATGACAGTCGGGAATGAACTGAAAGAAGCCAGTCAGCTGGTTTTGGGCTGTATGCGACTGGCAGAGCACGATCCCGAAGAGGTTGTTTCCGTTCTTGAAACAGCCGTAGAAGTGGGAATTAATTTCTTTGACCACTCAGATGTTTATGCTGGTGGGCAGTCAGAAGCCAAGTTTGCGCAGGCTCTTCGCTTGGCTAAGATTCCCCGGGACCGAGTTCTCATCCAGTCTAAGTGCGGACTGCGGGATGTTCACACCAACTACCATTTTGACTTTTCTAAGGATTATATTATTCGTTCGGTTGAAGCCAGCTTGGCGCGTTTGCAGACAGACTATCTGGATGTGCTCCTCCTACACCGGCCAGATGCTCTTGTGGAGCCGGAAGAGGTGGCTGAGGCTTTCTCACAGCTACACCAAGCTGGGAAGGTCCGCCATTTCGGAGTCAGCAATCAAAATCCTTATCAGATCGAGCTACTACAGAAAAGTGTGGAGCAGCCCTTGATTGCCAACCAACTGCAGTTTGGTCCTGCCCATACTCCGATGCTGGATGCTGGGCTCAATGCCAATATGCTCAATCCGTTAGCAATCGTCCGGGATGGTAGTGTGCTGGACTATTGTCGATTGCATCATATCACGATTCAGCCTTGGTCACCATTTCAGGTTGACTTGAACCAGGGACTTTTTATGGAGCATCCTAAATATGCTCAGCTTACAGAAACTCTGCATGCCTTTGCGTCAGACTATCAAGTTTCCTTTGAAGCCTTGGTTCTGGCCTGGATTTTGCGTCATCCGGCACAAATGCAGCCGATTGTTGGCTCCATGAATCCGCAGCGAATTCGCTCAATGGTGGCTGCTTTTGATATTGAGCTCTCTCGGGCTGACTGGTATAAGATATACAAGAGCGCAGGGAATCCTCTGCCCTAA
- a CDS encoding glycoside hydrolase family 35 protein — MAKFEIKEEFYLDGKPFKILSGAIQYFRLHPDQWRDTLYNLKALGFNTVETYIPWALHEPQEGQFQAEGMLDFEAYFKLVEEMGLYLIVRPTPYICAEFDFGGLPAWLLRYPSMRLRVNHPLFLEKVSHFYDWLFPKLLPYQSDQGGPILMMQVENEYGSYAEDKAYMRSIAQMMKVRGVTVPLFTSDGTWIEALESGTLIEDDIFVTGNFGSQPKENTDNLRAFMERYGKKWPLMCTEFWDGWFSRWSEEIVRREAEDLAQDVKEMLQLGSMNLFLLRGGTNFGFISGCSARKTKDLPQITSYDFDAPITEWGQPTEKYYAVQRVTHEVFPEFEQMEPISRQAKAYGSFPLLGTANLLDVAADITEEIQLDYPQPMEQIGQNHGYILYRSDIKNQYHEERLKALETHDRCHFYINQEHLATQYREEIGDEMLFSADTERIQIDVLVENMGRVNYGYKLGAPSQSKGVKGGIMINHQFRKGWKHYALKFDQEMLAKLDCYSAPPERVKAPTFYRFEAELDDIADTFIDCSKYGKGCISVNGFNLGRYWNEGPIHYLYVPSGLLKEKNEFIVFETENVKIEELTLLDHPVYKK; from the coding sequence ATGGCAAAATTTGAAATTAAAGAAGAATTTTACCTGGATGGCAAGCCTTTTAAGATTTTATCGGGAGCTATTCAGTATTTTCGGCTTCATCCAGACCAGTGGCGAGATACCCTTTACAATCTTAAAGCTTTAGGCTTTAATACGGTAGAAACCTATATTCCTTGGGCGTTGCATGAGCCTCAAGAAGGTCAGTTTCAGGCAGAGGGCATGCTGGATTTTGAAGCATACTTCAAGTTGGTTGAGGAGATGGGGCTTTATCTCATTGTCCGTCCGACGCCTTACATCTGTGCAGAGTTTGACTTTGGCGGCCTGCCAGCTTGGCTCTTGAGATATCCTTCGATGCGCCTGCGGGTCAATCATCCGCTGTTTCTGGAAAAGGTCAGTCATTTTTATGACTGGCTCTTTCCCAAGCTTCTGCCCTATCAGAGTGATCAAGGCGGCCCTATCCTCATGATGCAGGTGGAAAATGAATACGGTTCTTACGCCGAGGACAAGGCCTACATGCGCAGCATTGCACAGATGATGAAGGTTCGTGGCGTTACGGTTCCCCTCTTTACTTCTGATGGGACATGGATAGAGGCTTTGGAGTCTGGGACCTTGATTGAGGATGATATTTTTGTGACGGGGAATTTTGGCTCCCAACCCAAGGAAAACACAGACAATCTACGAGCTTTCATGGAGCGCTATGGCAAGAAATGGCCGCTTATGTGTACTGAGTTTTGGGACGGCTGGTTCAGCCGCTGGAGCGAGGAAATCGTTCGGCGAGAAGCCGAAGATTTGGCCCAGGATGTCAAAGAAATGCTGCAGTTGGGCAGCATGAACCTCTTCTTACTGAGAGGTGGGACAAACTTTGGCTTTATCAGTGGCTGTTCAGCTCGAAAGACCAAGGATTTGCCGCAGATTACCTCCTATGATTTTGACGCTCCTATTACTGAGTGGGGGCAGCCGACCGAGAAATACTACGCTGTTCAGCGGGTGACCCACGAGGTCTTTCCCGAGTTTGAGCAGATGGAGCCTATTAGCCGACAGGCCAAGGCCTATGGCAGTTTTCCGCTGCTTGGGACTGCAAATCTGCTGGATGTTGCAGCGGACATCACAGAGGAAATTCAGCTGGATTATCCGCAGCCTATGGAGCAGATTGGGCAGAATCATGGCTATATCCTCTACCGTTCCGATATCAAAAATCAATACCATGAGGAAAGGCTCAAGGCCTTGGAGACTCATGACCGCTGTCATTTCTATATCAATCAGGAGCACCTAGCTACCCAGTATCGGGAAGAAATCGGTGATGAGATGCTCTTCTCAGCTGATACCGAGCGGATTCAGATTGATGTGCTGGTGGAAAATATGGGGCGGGTCAACTATGGTTACAAGCTGGGCGCACCCAGTCAATCCAAGGGAGTCAAGGGTGGTATCATGATTAACCACCAGTTTCGCAAGGGCTGGAAGCATTATGCTCTCAAATTTGATCAGGAAATGCTGGCCAAGCTAGACTGCTACTCAGCTCCACCGGAAAGAGTCAAAGCACCGACCTTCTATCGCTTTGAAGCAGAGTTGGATGACATTGCTGATACCTTCATCGACTGCTCTAAGTATGGGAAGGGCTGTATTTCGGTCAATGGCTTCAACCTTGGCCGCTACTGGAATGAAGGGCCTATTCACTATCTCTATGTGCCGTCTGGCTTACTCAAGGAAAAGAATGAATTTATCGTCTTTGAAACTGAAAATGTCAAGATTGAAGAGTTGACCTTGCTTGACCATCCAGTCTATAAGAAATGA
- a CDS encoding PTS sugar transporter subunit IIC — translation MQMSSLVDKWQARLMPIANKIGNQKFLVALRDSFIGTMPVIMTGSFALMVNAFLSDLPGQFGWTWISSTFQWLIDINWLVFKGSIPIVTLLFLFTFGVNIAKIYNTDKVSAGLVAVASYIITIGGSVTKTFELAGKTPGLSKAISKLPELKLDGSNLSVTINSVIPGDQISARGYFTAILIGFVSVIIFCKVMNRNWTIKLPDSVPPAIMKPFLSIIPAAIAMYVVGIATYLFNLVTGELLIDWIYKILQAPLLSLSQSFWAVLLIVFLNKIFWFFGLHGGNVLAPVMASLFGVTMLANLEAYQAGQAIPYMWTDNSFGAFVWFDAIGVAIAILWQSRNKHYREVAKLGIFPMIFNIGEPVMYGLPIVLNPIMFIPYVLTPMVMVTVAYFATSMGLVAPVTQNVTWVMPPILYGFFATAFDWRAIILSLVNIAISTAIYLPFVKMADKQEELG, via the coding sequence ATGCAGATGAGTAGTTTGGTTGATAAATGGCAAGCGCGTCTCATGCCTATTGCCAATAAAATCGGCAACCAAAAATTTCTGGTTGCCCTGCGGGATTCCTTTATTGGGACCATGCCTGTGATTATGACGGGCTCTTTCGCCCTCATGGTCAACGCCTTTCTATCTGACTTGCCAGGGCAGTTCGGCTGGACCTGGATTTCCTCTACCTTCCAGTGGCTGATTGATATTAACTGGCTGGTATTCAAGGGCAGTATTCCTATCGTTACCCTCTTGTTCCTCTTTACCTTCGGGGTCAATATCGCTAAAATTTACAATACTGATAAGGTGTCTGCCGGTCTGGTAGCTGTTGCTTCCTACATCATTACCATTGGTGGATCAGTTACTAAAACCTTTGAGTTAGCTGGCAAAACACCCGGGCTGAGCAAGGCGATTTCAAAACTTCCAGAGCTAAAACTTGACGGCAGTAACTTGTCTGTGACGATTAACAGTGTCATTCCAGGTGACCAAATCAGTGCGCGTGGTTACTTTACTGCCATTCTGATTGGTTTTGTATCTGTCATCATCTTCTGTAAGGTCATGAATCGTAACTGGACGATTAAACTGCCAGATTCTGTTCCGCCAGCTATCATGAAGCCGTTCCTGTCTATCATTCCGGCTGCGATTGCCATGTATGTCGTGGGAATTGCGACCTACCTCTTTAATCTGGTGACAGGCGAGCTGTTGATTGACTGGATTTACAAGATTCTTCAGGCACCGCTTCTCAGCTTGTCTCAAAGTTTCTGGGCTGTGCTGCTCATTGTCTTTCTCAATAAGATTTTCTGGTTCTTCGGACTGCACGGTGGTAATGTGCTGGCGCCAGTTATGGCCAGTCTCTTTGGTGTGACCATGCTGGCCAATCTAGAAGCTTATCAGGCTGGGCAAGCGATTCCTTACATGTGGACGGATAATTCTTTCGGTGCTTTTGTCTGGTTTGATGCGATTGGGGTTGCCATTGCCATTCTCTGGCAATCTCGGAACAAGCACTATCGCGAAGTGGCTAAGTTAGGAATTTTCCCAATGATCTTCAACATCGGTGAGCCGGTTATGTACGGTCTGCCAATCGTTTTGAATCCAATTATGTTTATTCCATACGTCCTGACGCCAATGGTCATGGTAACAGTAGCCTACTTTGCAACCTCTATGGGCTTGGTTGCGCCGGTTACTCAAAACGTTACTTGGGTCATGCCGCCGATTCTCTACGGTTTCTTTGCGACGGCCTTCGACTGGCGGGCAATTATTCTTTCGCTGGTTAATATCGCTATTTCAACCGCTATATATCTGCCCTTTGTCAAAATGGCAGATAAACAGGAGGAGCTTGGATAG
- a CDS encoding PTS lactose/cellobiose transporter subunit IIA, which produces MENKDSLEVAMTLIMYGGEAKSCAIEAIAAAKKQDFDRAQERLSQAQKTLLQAHHAQAEMLSKEAQGEKTELSLFMVHGQDHLMTSIAFVDLAKEIVDLHKKFDE; this is translated from the coding sequence ATGGAAAATAAAGATTCCTTAGAGGTCGCTATGACCCTCATTATGTATGGCGGAGAGGCCAAGTCTTGTGCTATCGAAGCCATCGCAGCAGCTAAAAAGCAGGATTTTGACCGAGCTCAGGAGAGGTTGAGTCAGGCTCAGAAGACCCTGCTGCAAGCCCATCACGCTCAAGCTGAAATGCTGAGCAAGGAGGCACAAGGAGAGAAGACAGAACTTAGTTTATTTATGGTGCATGGGCAGGATCATCTCATGACCAGTATCGCCTTTGTTGATTTGGCAAAGGAGATTGTTGATTTACATAAAAAATTTGATGAATAG
- a CDS encoding PTS sugar transporter subunit IIB, producing METKQIMLVCAAGMSTSLMVNKMQKAAEERGLAATIFAVPVSEAEDYLSEKKVDVLLLGPQVRYLLEDLQEKLASKGIPVDVIPMTDYGMMKGDKVLDLAESLMK from the coding sequence ATGGAAACAAAACAGATTATGTTAGTCTGTGCAGCTGGGATGAGCACCAGTCTCATGGTCAATAAAATGCAGAAAGCTGCAGAGGAGCGAGGTTTAGCTGCGACGATATTTGCGGTGCCAGTGTCAGAAGCAGAAGACTATCTGAGCGAGAAAAAGGTTGATGTCCTTTTGCTGGGGCCTCAGGTCCGTTATCTGTTGGAGGATTTACAGGAAAAATTAGCTTCAAAAGGCATTCCGGTCGATGTCATTCCTATGACGGACTACGGAATGATGAAGGGGGATAAGGTCCTAGATCTGGCAGAGTCGCTCATGAAGTAG
- a CDS encoding ROK family protein encodes MTRTRKQNELRATVLDQLYAKRPISRIDISKETQITPATTGSIINELIKEGLVLELGELNDESVGRKKTLLDIAPRSRYYLGFEISEKQLAIVIADNTGEIAESSIRTYQIEVTGGPSDQEIIRLIQDFLKKNSQYSISAIALGLPGHVNLSESDFIISKNPHWGQINLRTIQEAFDLPVYFANKSHCLTLAERLFSYHPTDSNFIVYHVARGIHCSYMYKGSIYSQDNYLIGEVGHTVINPEGERCPCGKQGCLQVYASESALIDKAAILYRASQTSLLKTLVEDANDIDLTSLMTAYRLGDLGSIELIHTACRYLAISISNLCQLIDSERIYLDGQLFSYPVIAEQVLAQLEQEVPLFPKQKQAEIVIIPYSKYSIARSAVSLCVYHEFLDKKGNL; translated from the coding sequence ATGACACGAACTAGAAAACAAAACGAGCTAAGGGCAACTGTTCTGGATCAGCTCTATGCCAAACGACCAATTTCCCGGATTGATATTTCAAAAGAAACTCAAATTACACCAGCCACGACCGGCAGCATCATCAATGAACTGATCAAGGAAGGCTTGGTACTGGAGCTAGGCGAGCTCAATGATGAGAGCGTAGGCCGCAAGAAAACCCTGCTGGATATTGCGCCTCGTAGCCGCTACTATCTAGGCTTTGAGATTTCTGAAAAACAGCTAGCCATCGTCATCGCTGACAATACCGGTGAGATTGCAGAAAGCAGCATTCGGACTTATCAGATTGAGGTGACAGGCGGCCCGTCTGACCAGGAAATCATCCGGCTGATTCAAGATTTTCTAAAAAAGAACAGCCAATACTCTATCTCAGCGATTGCCCTCGGGCTGCCGGGGCATGTGAATCTCTCTGAGAGTGATTTTATCATTTCTAAAAATCCCCACTGGGGACAGATTAACCTGCGGACTATTCAAGAAGCCTTTGACCTCCCTGTCTACTTTGCCAATAAGTCCCACTGCCTGACACTGGCTGAACGCCTCTTTAGCTATCATCCAACAGACAGCAATTTTATCGTCTATCATGTCGCCCGAGGTATTCATTGCTCTTACATGTACAAGGGCAGCATTTACAGCCAGGATAATTATCTTATCGGGGAGGTGGGGCATACCGTCATCAATCCTGAAGGCGAGCGCTGTCCTTGCGGTAAGCAGGGCTGCCTGCAGGTTTATGCCAGCGAGAGCGCTCTGATTGATAAAGCAGCTATCCTGTATCGGGCTTCCCAGACCTCGCTCTTAAAGACCCTTGTAGAGGATGCTAATGATATTGATTTGACAAGTCTGATGACTGCCTATCGCTTAGGAGACCTGGGCAGCATTGAGTTGATTCATACTGCCTGCCGCTATCTGGCCATTTCCATTTCCAACCTCTGCCAGCTTATTGATAGCGAAAGGATTTATCTGGACGGCCAGCTCTTCTCCTATCCGGTGATTGCCGAACAGGTCCTGGCTCAGTTAGAGCAGGAAGTACCTCTCTTTCCAAAACAAAAACAAGCAGAGATTGTCATTATCCCCTACTCTAAATACAGCATTGCCCGCTCTGCAGTCAGCCTCTGTGTCTATCATGAATTTTTAGATAAAAAAGGAAACCTATAA
- a CDS encoding PEP phosphonomutase, with protein sequence MVKRFISSNASEILSMTAPELKQSIKASEGRVILSENVAFKESYIGDVTNAEIARSFGADLILLNGIDIFQPFVAGLDAKEDFVQELHRLVGRPIGINLEPVDSQAQMAGERLIIDEGRQASLATIQRAEELGVDFICLTGNPGTGVTNQAIIDTIRVVKENFSGLLIAGKMHASGVDEPVADLEAIAQFIEAGVDIVLAPAVGSVPGFDEQDLKQIVRLAHQKGALVMSAIGTSQESADEDIVKQMAIRNKICGVDIQHIGDSGYGCLAPVENIFAMSKALRGQRHTISMISRSINR encoded by the coding sequence ATGGTAAAACGATTCATTAGTTCAAATGCTTCAGAAATTTTAAGTATGACTGCGCCGGAGCTGAAACAGAGCATCAAGGCCAGTGAGGGCCGCGTTATCCTATCTGAAAACGTAGCTTTTAAAGAATCTTATATCGGCGATGTGACCAATGCAGAGATTGCTCGGTCTTTTGGTGCTGACTTGATTTTGCTGAATGGGATTGATATCTTCCAGCCTTTTGTAGCTGGTCTGGATGCCAAAGAAGATTTCGTGCAGGAGCTTCACCGCTTGGTTGGCCGTCCTATCGGTATCAATCTAGAGCCGGTGGACAGTCAGGCCCAGATGGCAGGAGAACGCCTAATCATCGATGAGGGTCGTCAGGCTAGCCTAGCGACCATTCAGCGAGCAGAAGAGCTGGGTGTTGACTTTATCTGCCTGACGGGTAATCCGGGGACTGGTGTCACCAATCAAGCCATTATTGACACCATTCGAGTAGTGAAGGAGAATTTTTCAGGCCTCCTGATTGCAGGTAAAATGCATGCTTCAGGTGTGGATGAGCCGGTAGCAGACCTAGAAGCAATCGCTCAATTTATCGAAGCTGGTGTTGATATTGTCCTAGCACCGGCAGTCGGCAGTGTGCCAGGCTTTGATGAGCAGGACTTGAAGCAGATTGTTCGACTGGCCCATCAAAAGGGGGCTCTGGTTATGAGTGCGATCGGTACCAGCCAAGAGAGTGCTGATGAAGATATTGTCAAGCAAATGGCCATCCGTAACAAAATCTGCGGTGTAGATATCCAGCATATCGGAGATTCAGGCTACGGCTGTCTGGCTCCGGTTGAAAATATCTTTGCCATGAGCAAGGCTCTCAGAGGACAGCGCCACACCATTTCCATGATTTCACGCTCAATCAATAGATAG
- a CDS encoding M13-type metalloendopeptidase has translation MTRLQDDFYDAVNGEWAKTAVIPDDKPVTGGFMDLADEIEDLMLATTDKWLAGDGVPEDAILQNFVAYHRLAADYDKREAAGIEPARAYIDEIRKLTSFEDYASKIADFELTGKPTYFPFGVAPDFMDARINVLWADGPGTILPDTTYYAEDHPQKEDLLAKWRKAQEDLLAKFDFDEEEIKDLLDKVLELDAVFAQYVLSSEESSEYAKLYHPYKWEDFKSLVPELPLANIFTKLIGQEPDQVIVPEERFWQAAKYIYTAANWDKLHALLILSAVRNTTPYLTDDIRVLAGAYHRALSGTPQAQDKKKAAFYLAQGPFNQAVGLWYAGQKFSPEAKADVEQKVATMIEVYKNRLAQNDWLTPETRDKAIVKLNVIKPYIGYPDELPERYSRKIVDEKLTLFENAQKLSQIDIAYSWSKWNQPVDYKEWGMPAHMVNAYYNPQKNLIVFPAAILQAPFYDLHQSSSANYGGIGAVIAHEISHAFDTNGASFDENGSLNNWWTEHDYQAFTERTQKVIDQFEGQDSYGAKVNGKLTVSENVADLGGIAAALEAAKKEADFSAEEFFTNFARIWRMRGREEYMKLLASVDVHAPAKLRTNVQLPNFDDFFTTFDVQEGDGMWRSPEERVVIW, from the coding sequence ATGGTGAGTGGGCCAAGACGGCGGTTATTCCCGATGATAAGCCAGTGACGGGCGGCTTCATGGATTTGGCAGATGAGATTGAAGATCTTATGCTTGCCACGACAGACAAATGGCTGGCTGGCGATGGAGTGCCAGAAGATGCTATTTTGCAGAACTTCGTTGCTTACCATCGCTTGGCAGCGGATTATGACAAGCGGGAAGCGGCAGGGATTGAGCCTGCGCGTGCTTACATTGATGAAATTCGCAAGCTAACATCTTTTGAAGACTATGCTTCTAAGATTGCTGATTTTGAGCTGACTGGTAAGCCGACTTATTTTCCTTTTGGTGTGGCGCCTGACTTTATGGACGCCCGTATCAATGTCCTCTGGGCAGACGGACCGGGAACGATTTTGCCAGACACGACCTACTATGCAGAAGACCATCCGCAGAAGGAAGACCTGCTTGCAAAATGGCGCAAGGCTCAGGAAGATTTGCTGGCCAAATTTGACTTTGATGAAGAGGAAATCAAGGACCTTTTGGATAAAGTCTTGGAGCTGGATGCTGTTTTTGCTCAGTATGTTCTGTCTAGTGAAGAAAGCTCTGAGTATGCTAAGCTCTACCATCCGTATAAGTGGGAAGATTTCAAATCCTTGGTGCCGGAATTGCCTTTGGCGAATATTTTCACCAAGTTGATCGGTCAAGAACCCGACCAAGTCATTGTGCCAGAAGAGCGTTTTTGGCAGGCAGCTAAGTATATTTATACAGCCGCTAACTGGGATAAACTCCATGCTCTGTTGATTCTCTCTGCAGTTCGCAATACGACACCTTATCTAACAGATGACATCCGTGTCTTGGCAGGTGCTTATCATCGTGCTCTATCAGGGACTCCTCAGGCTCAGGACAAGAAAAAAGCAGCCTTTTACCTGGCTCAAGGTCCCTTTAATCAAGCTGTCGGTCTCTGGTATGCCGGTCAGAAGTTCTCTCCAGAAGCCAAGGCTGATGTGGAGCAGAAAGTAGCGACGATGATTGAAGTTTATAAAAATCGTCTGGCTCAGAATGACTGGCTGACACCAGAAACTCGGGACAAGGCTATTGTCAAACTCAATGTCATCAAGCCTTATATTGGCTATCCTGACGAGCTGCCTGAACGTTACTCTCGAAAGATTGTAGACGAAAAGCTGACTCTCTTTGAAAATGCTCAGAAGCTGAGCCAGATTGATATTGCTTATAGCTGGAGCAAGTGGAATCAACCAGTGGACTACAAGGAATGGGGAATGCCAGCCCATATGGTCAATGCCTACTATAATCCGCAGAAAAACCTGATTGTCTTTCCAGCAGCTATCCTACAGGCGCCTTTCTATGACCTGCACCAGTCCTCTTCAGCTAATTATGGTGGTATCGGAGCGGTCATTGCCCATGAGATTTCTCATGCTTTTGATACCAATGGCGCTTCCTTTGATGAAAATGGCAGTCTTAATAATTGGTGGACGGAGCACGACTATCAAGCCTTTACCGAGCGGACTCAAAAGGTCATTGACCAGTTCGAAGGACAGGATTCCTATGGAGCTAAGGTTAATGGCAAGCTGACCGTTTCAGAAAATGTGGCAGATCTGGGCGGTATTGCAGCAGCCTTAGAAGCAGCCAAGAAAGAAGCAGATTTTTCTGCTGAGGAATTCTTCACTAACTTTGCCCGCATTTGGCGAATGAGGGGGCGAGAGGAATATATGAAGCTCTTGGCGAGTGTCGATGTCCATGCTCCAGCCAAGCTTCGGACCAATGTGCAGCTGCCTAACTTTGACGACTTCTTTACGACCTTTGATGTCCAAGAGGGAGACGGCATGTGGCGGAGTCCAGAAGAGCGGGTGGTCATCTGGTGA